One window of Elaeis guineensis isolate ETL-2024a chromosome 11, EG11, whole genome shotgun sequence genomic DNA carries:
- the LOC114913486 gene encoding NAC domain-containing protein 78-like translates to MAVVGEREGKVPAMRLPRGYRFDPKPWELIGYLQDKVEGRPDAGQGVINDGIDAYGCSPKQLVDMAGCLILHDDGRSFFFTPIKHRNRKCRDRSTPDGHWKLTKKTILRNGEGRLVGYMKELCYFHGKRKSGKKEPERTKWLMKEYTLDHEQPKMALCEIYSAQNKCKGRIQGNERGFQPLKLQEPIDSESEDTRFYYPSNDSSSWGKATEDESHQYLKSIAEKTGDSCDKILFMARNLDTAGEPKFSKPEERVGPNERGGFFSSKEEEGSLSAAATSAGCLSGGDGHTGFNSVAGEMDCIQFISGFFSSQESPIVHADAASKEGGSVEVVAYPDMLPNTNALDMLQDSFIFGCGEMDGLLSNSHDLFY, encoded by the exons ATGGCGGTGgtgggagagagagaaggaaaggttCCTGCGATGAGGTTGCCTCGTGGCTACCGTTTCGATCCGAAACCATGGGAGCTGATCGGGTACCTTCAAGATAAGGTTGAAGGGCGACCCGACGCCGGCCAAGGAGTGATTAACGATGGTATCGACGCTTATGGCTGCAGTCCTAAGCAACTCGTCG ACATGGCAGGTTGTTTGATTCTGCACGATGATGGGAGATCGTTCTTTTTCACTCCAATCAAGCACCGAAATAGAAAGTGTAGGGATCGTAGTACGCCAGACGGCCACTGGAAGTTAACAAAGAAAACGATACTTCGGAATGGTGAAGGAAGACTAGTGGGGTACATGAAAGAACTCTGCTATTTCCATGGAAAAAGGAAATCTGGAAAAAAGGAACCAGAGAGGACTAAATGGCTCATGAAAGAGTATACACTTGATCATGAGCAGCCAAAG ATGGCTCTTTGTGAAATATACTCTGCACAGAATAAGTGTAAAGGCCGAATCCAAGGAAATGAACGGGGATTTCAGCCTCTAAAACTTCAGGAACCAATAGATTCAGAATCTGAGGATACCCGATTCTACTATCCGTCAAATGATTCGAGTTCCTGGGGAAAGGCTACTGAAGATGAATCCCATCAATATCTAAAATCAATAGCAGAAAAAACGGGTGACAGCTGCGATAAAATTTTGTTTATGGCTCGGAATTTGGACACAGCAGGGGagccaaaattcagcaaacctgaaGAGAGAGTAGGTCCAAATGAAAGAGGTGGGTTTTTttcatcaaaagaagaagaaggatctctATCTGCTGCTGCGACCAGTGCAGGCTGTTTAAGTGGAGGTGACGGGCATACGGGGTTCAACAGTGTTGCGGGGGAAATGGATTGTATTCAGTTCATCAGTGGTTTTTTCTCATCACAGGAATCACCAATTGTCCACGCTGATGCTGCATCTAAAGAAGGTGGCTCGGTTGAAGTTGTTGCATACCCTGATATGCTGCCAAATACCAATGCTCTAGATATGTTGCAGGATAGCTTCATATTTGGATGTGGTGAGATGGATGGATTATTAAGTAACTCCCatgatttattttattga